A region from the Drosophila bipectinata strain 14024-0381.07 chromosome 3R, DbipHiC1v2, whole genome shotgun sequence genome encodes:
- the mthl5 gene encoding probable G-protein coupled receptor Mth-like 5 isoform X1: protein MLEKTLGAHFAGRQYAKCSCSALLLSLIVPLFPLLLLGPSLAAGHVSSGSASSSLAPTPDPSLVLVNKCCEKFEIHVDNECQQVNETEFFQPMFTSYDGSQNRPVRFKFVIGIPNCGSLQMWPIYHYVGSSDKLILLDDGRLRHFTNAQDEEEEVNGIRTDYEEDIVGALEPLFHDYDHGLYCIDKATSSTGDEQVLFAKICLAHKEIKWNDSNFLLRKILNPIFHGISLIVLLVIAIIYFILPTLSRDLVGNIVTTIAVCLMVSQAADLVRIFTELTSHVSFIVADIILCFSLLAAFFWLNSFGYYIWKTFRSRNVFLRVTDGRKYCYYSAYAWGCTGTMAAMAVFAHFFLDAESYKQENLVGEQETIGLLGICIFFAPIACTILVNIFFFVTTRKLINRRTVYGRIAHKLKANFIMFSLMLLVMSISWLFLILTWLQLEGLLYAHIIMNALVAPLLLYICVLRQRHVTFLLKKTCCYNEPPSANDWGDELHYMNGNDY from the exons ATGCTCGAAAAAACGCTTGGCGCGCATTTTGCGGGCCGGCAATATGCAAAATGCAGCTGCTCCGCTCTGTTGCTTTCTCTGATTGTGCCGCTGTTTCCTCTGCTCCTGCTCGGCCCATCTCTGGCAGCGGGGCATGTCAGTAGTGGATCTGCGTCATCCTCATTAGCTCCCACCCCCGATCCCAGCCTGGTGCTGGTCAACAAATGCTGCGAGAAATTCGAAATACACGTGGACAACGAGTGCCAGCAGGTCAACGAAACGG AATTCTTTCAGCCAATGTTCACCAGCTATGATGGGTCGCAGAACAGGCCCGTTCGTTTCAAGTTCGTCATCGGCATCCCCAACTGTGGCTCCTTGCAGATGTGGCCCATATACCACTATGTGGGG AGCTCTGATAAGCTGATACTGCTTGACGATGGGAGGTTAAGACACTTCACCAATGCccaggatgaggaggaggaggtcaATGGCATTCGGACGGACTACGAGGAAGACATTGTCGGCGCACTGGAACCACTTTTTCACGATTACGATCATGGATTGTACTGCATCGATAAA GCTACCTCCAGCACTGGCGACGAACAGGTACTCTTCGCAAAGATCTGCTTGGCCCACAAGGAAATCAAGTGGAATGATTCAAACTTCCTGCTCCGCAAGATTCTCAATCCCATTTTCCATGGTATCTCACTGATTGTTCTTTTGGTTATAGCCATTATCTATTTTATACTGCCTACTCTAAG CAGAGATCTGGTGGGAAATATTGTAACAACTATTGCCGTGTGTCTGATGGTCAGCCAGGCGGCCGACCTGGTTCGCATCTTCACCGAACTGACCAGCCATGTTAGCTTCATTGTTGCGGATATAATCTTGTGCTTTAGCTTGCTTGCAGCCTTCTTCTGGCTAAACAGCTTCGGCTACTACATCTGGAAAACGTTTCGGTCGAGAAACGTCTTCCTACGGGTTACGGATGGCCGAAAGTACTGTTACTACTCCGCCTATGCTTGGGGATGCACGGGAACAATGGCAGCCATGGCCGTCTTTGCCCATTTTTTCCTGGACGCAGAGTCTTACAAGCAGGAGAACCTAGTAGGCGAACAGGAGACGATCGGGTTGCTGGGAATATGCATATTCTTTGCACCAATTGCATGTACTATTCTGGTCAATATTTTCTTCTTTGTGACCACCAGAAAGCTGATAAATAGGCGGACTGTTTACGGGCGCATTGCCCATAAGTTAAAAGCTAA CTTTATAATGTTTTCACTAATGCTCCTGGTGATGTCAATATCTTGGCTCTTCCTTATCTTGACCTGGCTGCAGTTGGAAGGATTGCTGTATGCGCACATCATAATGAACGCTCTGGTGGCCCCACTTTTGCTCTACATATGCGTACTGCGCCAGAGGCACGTCACCTTCCTGTTAAAGAAAACCTGCTGCTACAATGAACCACCTTCGGCGAATGACTGGGGCGATGAGCTGCACTACATGAACGGCAACGACTACTGA
- the mthl5 gene encoding probable G-protein coupled receptor Mth-like 5 isoform X2 → MLEKTLGAHFAGRQYAKCSCSALLLSLIVPLFPLLLLGPSLAAGHVSSGSASSSLAPTPDPSLVLVNKCCEKFEIHVDNECQQVNETEFFQPMFTSYDGSQNRPVRFKFVIGIPNCGSLQMWPIYHYVGSSDKLILLDDGRLRHFTNAQDEEEEVNGIRTDYEEDIVGALEPLFHDYDHGLYCIDKATSSTGDEQVLFAKICLAHKEIKWNDSNFLLRKILNPIFHGISLIVLLVIAIIYFILPTLRDLVGNIVTTIAVCLMVSQAADLVRIFTELTSHVSFIVADIILCFSLLAAFFWLNSFGYYIWKTFRSRNVFLRVTDGRKYCYYSAYAWGCTGTMAAMAVFAHFFLDAESYKQENLVGEQETIGLLGICIFFAPIACTILVNIFFFVTTRKLINRRTVYGRIAHKLKANFIMFSLMLLVMSISWLFLILTWLQLEGLLYAHIIMNALVAPLLLYICVLRQRHVTFLLKKTCCYNEPPSANDWGDELHYMNGNDY, encoded by the exons ATGCTCGAAAAAACGCTTGGCGCGCATTTTGCGGGCCGGCAATATGCAAAATGCAGCTGCTCCGCTCTGTTGCTTTCTCTGATTGTGCCGCTGTTTCCTCTGCTCCTGCTCGGCCCATCTCTGGCAGCGGGGCATGTCAGTAGTGGATCTGCGTCATCCTCATTAGCTCCCACCCCCGATCCCAGCCTGGTGCTGGTCAACAAATGCTGCGAGAAATTCGAAATACACGTGGACAACGAGTGCCAGCAGGTCAACGAAACGG AATTCTTTCAGCCAATGTTCACCAGCTATGATGGGTCGCAGAACAGGCCCGTTCGTTTCAAGTTCGTCATCGGCATCCCCAACTGTGGCTCCTTGCAGATGTGGCCCATATACCACTATGTGGGG AGCTCTGATAAGCTGATACTGCTTGACGATGGGAGGTTAAGACACTTCACCAATGCccaggatgaggaggaggaggtcaATGGCATTCGGACGGACTACGAGGAAGACATTGTCGGCGCACTGGAACCACTTTTTCACGATTACGATCATGGATTGTACTGCATCGATAAA GCTACCTCCAGCACTGGCGACGAACAGGTACTCTTCGCAAAGATCTGCTTGGCCCACAAGGAAATCAAGTGGAATGATTCAAACTTCCTGCTCCGCAAGATTCTCAATCCCATTTTCCATGGTATCTCACTGATTGTTCTTTTGGTTATAGCCATTATCTATTTTATACTGCCTACTCTAAG AGATCTGGTGGGAAATATTGTAACAACTATTGCCGTGTGTCTGATGGTCAGCCAGGCGGCCGACCTGGTTCGCATCTTCACCGAACTGACCAGCCATGTTAGCTTCATTGTTGCGGATATAATCTTGTGCTTTAGCTTGCTTGCAGCCTTCTTCTGGCTAAACAGCTTCGGCTACTACATCTGGAAAACGTTTCGGTCGAGAAACGTCTTCCTACGGGTTACGGATGGCCGAAAGTACTGTTACTACTCCGCCTATGCTTGGGGATGCACGGGAACAATGGCAGCCATGGCCGTCTTTGCCCATTTTTTCCTGGACGCAGAGTCTTACAAGCAGGAGAACCTAGTAGGCGAACAGGAGACGATCGGGTTGCTGGGAATATGCATATTCTTTGCACCAATTGCATGTACTATTCTGGTCAATATTTTCTTCTTTGTGACCACCAGAAAGCTGATAAATAGGCGGACTGTTTACGGGCGCATTGCCCATAAGTTAAAAGCTAA CTTTATAATGTTTTCACTAATGCTCCTGGTGATGTCAATATCTTGGCTCTTCCTTATCTTGACCTGGCTGCAGTTGGAAGGATTGCTGTATGCGCACATCATAATGAACGCTCTGGTGGCCCCACTTTTGCTCTACATATGCGTACTGCGCCAGAGGCACGTCACCTTCCTGTTAAAGAAAACCTGCTGCTACAATGAACCACCTTCGGCGAATGACTGGGGCGATGAGCTGCACTACATGAACGGCAACGACTACTGA